One window of the Lytechinus pictus isolate F3 Inbred chromosome 5, Lp3.0, whole genome shotgun sequence genome contains the following:
- the LOC129262012 gene encoding ragulator complex protein LAMTOR1-like yields the protein MGCCYGKDDDSKLQENHPGETTRLLDPARNTPSRPVNSDQFDGRSPNGVRAGDQQSELNKVLQRAVTNVIDVSAIDSQALEQHEYMDRARTYSSRVAVVVTGPKKPLSSFLRLPMGVSMPYSVLSEEPVSVDDINLITKTAANAWKASQDIQVKHKENLVVQFGLPQN from the exons ATGGGTTGCTGCTATGGAAAAGATGATGATAGCAAATTGCAA GAAAACCACCCTGGTGAAACAACTCGCTTATTAGACCCAGCAAGGAATACACCCAGTAGGCCTGTGAACAG tGATCAGTTTGATGGTCGGAGCCCTAATGGGGTAAGAGCAGGCGATCAACAATCAGAACTCAATAAGGTGCTACAAAGAGCTGTCAC AAATGTCATAGATGTCTCTGCAATAGATTCTCAAGCTTTAGAGCAACATGAATACATGGATAGAGCAAGGACATACAG TTCAAGAGTTGCTGTGGTTGTGACAGGTCCAAAGAAACCGCTATCAAGCTTTTTGAGACTACCCATGGGTGTGTCCATGCCTTACTCTGTGCTTTCTGAGGAACCGGTCTCGGTTGATGACATCAATCTG ATTACCAAAACGGCAGCCAATGCGTGGAAGGCATCGCAGGACATACAGGTGAAGCACAAAGAGAACTTGGTCGTCCAGTTTGGTTTGCCGCAGAACTGA